The region ATCGTTGACCAGGGCGTTGGTGATCGCTTCGCTCAAGTGATGCCCGCCGTCTTCGCTTGCGGTGTCCCCGTTGACGCTCTGGTCTCCGTAGAGGACCAGCGAGCCGGTGGGGTTTGAGGTGGAGGTGGTGACGTCGATGCCTGAGAGGTACGGCAGACCGGTGTAGGTGCTCTGCATGTAGGAGGCGGCGGCTGTGTCACTGGTGCGGTTGGCGGGGTCACTGACCCAGACGGGAGTCCGAGCCACAGAGTGGCCGGGCATGGCGGACACCGAGCCGTGCACCTGCAAGCTGACCAGTACGGTTGCTTGCTGTTGGACGGTCAGGGTGACGGGGTCGCTCGTGGCGTCGCCGCCTGCGGGAATGGTGACGGAGGCGGAACCGTCGAAGGTCAGCGTTGTGGGTGCCGCGGCTGCGGTGGCGCCGCCTGCGGTGGTGTCCTGCAGGGCAACGGAGGCCGCGTCAAAGGTCACCGGGGTGCCACCCAGCGCGTTGGACAGGTGGATGCGCGCCCCGTTTCCGCTGTCGGTGCCGATGCTGACGTGGGCCGGGATACGTAGGGTCTGGCCGTTGACGGTGGCTGTGCTGTCGTCGGACAACTGCACCTTGTCGGTGTCCTGGACCGAGGCCCAGGTGCCGACCCAGTGCTGGGCGCTGGATCCGCTGCCGGTGACGGTCATCGGCCGTATGCCCAGCCCGAGGATGTGCGGGGTGGGCCGGCCTGCCTGGACGCCGTTGGTGAACAGGGGCAGGGAGATGCTGCTGATGACCGAGCCGGGGCAGGCCAGCGGGACGCTGATGGCATAGACCTTCGGGCCGGAGCTCGGGCGGGTCTGGGTGTTGTCGCTGTGGTTCTCGTGGACCAGGGTGATCGAGGCCGCGGAGGACGGGCCGGAGAGCCAGTCCGGCACGGGGTCCAGACGATAGTCCTGGTCGGCGGGGCCGCTGGTCAGGCAGTTGTTCTTGGCGTAGGTGATGGTGCCGGTGACGTTCTTGGCTGCGGCGCCGGTGGCGAAGGCGAGGAAGACCACGGCGTCGCCGGTGTTGACCGCGCCGCTGCTGGGCACGGTGATTGTCTGGCCGGAGGCCAGCATGTTGTCGTAGGTGCCGGTGCCGAACTTCGGCAGCGTAATGGTGGCGCCGTCGACGGTCACGGTTTTGCCGCTCTGCCAGCCCGCTGTGCTCGTCAGGTCGGCGGCGTTGAAGCTGTTGCCGGAGCCGTCGGCGTCGGCAGGGCTGGTCGTGGTGGTGTAGGTGCTGGTGGCGGTGTTGTTCAGGCAGCCGCTGGTGTCGTTGATCGCACAGGTCAGTTGGGCGGCGGACTGGGAGTGAGTGCTGTGCGATGTCGCACGGGGTGCTTGAGCCGGGGTGCCGGACGCCGCGTGGGCCGGCGTCGTGGTCGTCAGAGACCCGGCAGCCAGGGCGGCGGCCACGACAATGACGGCGGCGATCGGCCTTGACGCGGGACGTCTGGAGGTAAGTATGGGTAAGCGAAAGACGGACATGGAGGTCGGGATCCTTCCCGGGGCTCAGGCGGTCCCCCCGGTGGGTCCGCGCCGCAGTGCATTCTGGAGGTCGGTATGTGCGCGGTCCATCGCTAATTGATCGCCAAGCGCCCGCCTATAGTCCGTTTTTGGCTCATGTGAGTCGAGATGCGTTCCAGAGTGGGTGATTCTTTTATTTTCCTTGGGAAGATTCTTTACGCTTTTTGTCGACTTCGGGGCCGGACCCGTGCGGCCAGGTTGCTGGCCCGGCCGCTACGGCGCCGCCCCGCCTACCAGACCCCTGGCCGCGCACAAACAGCATTCGCGACGAGCTGGTCAAGGGCGTCATCAGCGTGCTCACGGCTCACCACCAGTGGCGGGGTATACCGGAGCGACATAGGCAACGCGACGCCGCGCAACGCCAACGGCTACTGGGGAGACCACAACGTCCATTCGGAGACGGCTACGATCCACTGCGCGTAGATCGCTGTTTTCCGTGAATGGGGAACGGGTGGAAAACGAACGACGCCGCCCTGATTCGGCGGACCTCGTCGTGGCCGGGGCGATCGGGTTCCTGTGGGCGCGCAGGAGGCTGTACCGCTGAGGGTGCTGTCCCATCAGGGAGGCGCTACCCGTGGTGCGGCCGTCGGCCGACCGAGCCGCCCTGGGCAAGCCGGAAACTCCGGCCTGTTCGCGGCGGCTTGCTGCTTCTCCGCACTCTGGGGCGGCGTCGGAACGCTTGAGCGGAAGCGGAGCGTGGGTGGTGTCGGATGAGCTCGTTGATCGAGGAGCTGCGCCCGCTGTGAGGCCGCCGCGCGAGAGGAGCCGGCCGGACTCCGCCGTGAAATCGACTCGTTGAGCGAGCGTCTGGCGAAGGCCGAGGAGCGTCCAGATGCCTCCGTCGGTCGCCGCGGCCCTGGCCCAGTACTTCATGGAGTACCCCGCAGTCGAGGTGGAGCTGCCGTGGGGCGGTTCGGGGGCCTGATCGGGAGACGAAGAGGTTCCCGCTTGTCATCACCACGACGTACGGCAACGCCCTTCGCGCGGCGGTGGAAGGCGCTACGCGGCCGGTGGCAGCGGCGGGTTGGCCGAGCAAGGCGTCAATGGCCCCGCGCCCCTCGCCGCCGGCCTCAGGCATGAAGTGGGCGTAGTAGTCCAGGGTGATGGTTGGACTTGAGTGGCCGAGCCGTCGGGCCAGGGTGACGACTGACTCGCCCGCTTCGGGGATGACCGAGGTGGAGGTATGCCGGAGCATGTGGAATCCGTCCGCTCCCAGATCGCGCCACAGCGGCGTCGCTCTCGCAGGTCAACGCTCGCCGTCGCAGGGTCAGAGCCAGTCCTTCCGCTTGAAGATGACGTACAGACTGGTGCAGACGATCGCCATCAGGACGATCGCGAAGGGATATCCGAGCACCCAGTGCAACTCCGGCATGCGCTCGAAGTTCATGCCGTAGATCGTCCCGACCAGGGTCGGGGCGAACAGGATGGCCGCCCAGGACGAGATCTTCTTGAAGTTGTCTACCAAGATGTGCTGACCTGCGGTGATGCGTCCAGCACCGACTCTGACCTGGATGGATACCCCTTTCAGGCTCTTTCAGGATCGTGCCGCGTTACGCAGCCCATTCTCCCCACGCGCTCCCCACGGCGGCTCGTGCTCCCCAGATTCTCCCCAGGAGAGTTGCCGGGTGGTGATCGTTGGGCGTGCTCTGGAAGGCCCGCCGACCATGTGCTCCGGTCACGCTTCGTGGCCGATGGCGGCACGGAAGATGCTGCAGTACTGCCGCAGGGACTGCGCCAGTACATACGTCTCCCGGCCTGTGCCCGCCACTGGGGATCCGGGCATGACGTCCAAGAGCAGCGGGAACTCTCTGGGACCTTTCTGGGACTTCCGGCCGCGTCAACGAGCACGAGCGTGAGACAGCCGAAAGGCCATCTACGCACGTCAGTAACACGAAGCCGCCCAGCATTCCAGGGCACAGGGTCGTCTGGTCTCTCCCGGGACAACTCACCATGAGGGCGCGCCCGCGACTCCCTCAAGACTGCGTGAGAGCTGACGGCAGGCCAACGGGACGGAGAGTAGCGGATCACCCCCGCGTCCGCGGGAGTGATCCGCACTTCGCCGGTGGAAGACCTCGCCGACGGCGAGCGGATAGTGCGCGTCCCGCCCAAACTCATGACTCACCGCCGTACCGCCGCCTGCACCTACGGCAAGTCCGACCCCATCGACGCCCTGGCCGCAGCCCGAGCTGCACTGCGGGAACCGGACCTGCCGACCGCGCACCTCGACGACGCGAGCAGAGAGGTGCGCCTGCTCATGGACCACCGCGACGACATGGTCGCCGAACGCACCCTCGTGATCAACCGGTTGCGCTGGCACCTGCACGAACTCGGCCCCGAACTCGACCCTCCTGCTCGCAGTCTCACCCAGCCCAAGCAGATAAAGAGTGCCTACGCGCGGCACAGCGGAACCGCGCCTCTGCCCGTGTGGTCCGGCAACCGATAACGTCACCGACTCAGCCGTATGGGAGACCGCCAGCTCAACGTCGCACTGCACCGCATCGCGATCACGCAAGCCCAATTTCATCCCGAAGCACGGGACTACCTACAGCGCCGCCGCCAGGCCGGGGACACCACCACCGAATCGATCCGCGTCCTAAAGCGCTGGCTTTCCGACGTCGTCCACCAGGCCTTGCGCCGCGACGCTCACTCTGCCGAGGAGCCACTCGCCGTTGATGTGGCTCAGGGCCTGTACACCATCCCGGGCTGGGGCTTGGCGGGGGCGAGCAGCTGCGACACCGTGACGATGGTGTAGCCGCGCTGCTTGAGCGCCTTGATGATTCCCGGGACGGCGGGAACGGTCCCCTTGTGCAGGTCGTGCAGCAGGATGATGCCGTCGCGGTGGGTCTGGTCGAGCACCCGCTTGGTGATCAGGGCCGAGTCGGTCGTCTCGTAGTCCTTGGCCGTGACGCTCCACAGCACCTGCGCCAGCCCCAGGTCCCGGCAGATCTTGGCCACCTTGCGGTTGGTGCGGCCCTCCGGCGGACGCATCAGGATGGGCCTGGTGCCAGTGATCTTCTCGATGGCGTCCTGTGTCCGGGTCAGCTCCTGACGGGCGTCGTCCGTGTTGATATCCGTCAAAACCTCGTGATACCACGTGTGATTGCCGATTTCGTGCCCCTCGTCCGAGATGCGACGCAGGATCTCGGGGTACTTCGCGATGTGGCCCTTGCCCTGCACGAAGAACGTCGCGTGCAGATCATCCTGCTTCAGGATGTCCAGCAGCTTGGGGGTCGTCAGGCTGGGGCCGCCGTCGAAGGTGAGGGCCACGCACTTCGCCTTACGGCAGTCGACGTTCCCTGTCACCGATCCCGATGCCTTGCCCCGGGCGGCGCGCGGCGACGTGTGATCGTAGGTCGTCACCGTCATGGTCAGAGTCACGGCGACGGCCAGGACGACGGCCGCCGCTGTCGCGACGGCGATGAGTATGCGTGACCGTCTTGTACGTGCGTTGAAGAACATACGAGCCCTTTCATCGGTGGGGTGGGGTTCCGGGGTTACCGCGTGCGGGTGAGAGCGGGTTGCGCGGCAAGGTCCCGCGGCCGCATGTCGAGCGTCAGGCGATGCCTCAGACGGCGTCCGAGCCGACGCTCCACCAGGGTGTGGACCAGCAGGGACAGCCCCAGCATGCAGATGACGGACAGCGCCATCGAGGGCAGCGGCCCCAGCCTCGGGAACGCCCGGATCAAGCCCTTGGCCAAGGGGATTCCGAGGCTCTGGTGGACGAGGTAGAAGGGGTAGGTGAGCGCCCCCGCGGTGACCGGCCAACGCCATCGCAGTCCGGCGAGCGGGCCGATTCCGGCGAGGGCCAGCAGTCCGAGGCAGAGGGTGAGAACGACCGCGCAGACGGCCCAAGAGGGCCGGCCCTCGCCAGGGGGTGCGGCGGCGTGGTCGGCCACCCGCAGTTCGAGCACGGTGAGCTGGTAGCACCAGGCGAAACCGAGCAGTAGCCAGAGTAGGAGGCTCTGTCCGAACCTGTGCATGAGGTAGAGCACGATCCCGGCGACGAACAGGCCGGTGTACCGGGGCAGTACGAAGTCGTCGAGCAGGGGCGAGTGGAGTTCAAGGGCGATGACACCGGCGAGGAGCCAGGCTCCGCAGAAGGCCACCACCCGCCGGTAGGACAGGCCGAAGACGAGCAGTGCGGCCATCAGCAGGTAGAAGCGTGCCTCCACCCAGAGGGTCCAGCTGACTCCGTCGACCGGATCGAGCCCCAGCGGCCCTGGGGCCATAGTCAGGTTCCCCAGAATCGTACGGGGGTCGATGCGCGTGGTGGCGGGCCGATGGCCCAGCCGCGAGGCCAGGACTAGCAGGACGACCAGGAGTACCGCGCACCAGTAGGCCGGGAAGAGCCGTGAGATTCGGGAGACGGCGAACTGTGCGGGAGTTCTTCCCCAGCAGCTCATGCAGATCACGAAGCCGCTGATGAGGAAGAAGAACTCGACGCCGAGCCACCCGTAGCCGCTGATCTCGTGCAGGAACGGGGCGAGATCCCGGAGCTCGGTTCTGCCCCAGAAGTGTGGGGTGGGCGTTCCCAGGAAGTGGTACGCGGCCACCATCAGCGCTGCCACCAGACGTAGCCCGTCTATCGTGGTCAGGCGCGACTGCTCGTTGTGAGGTTCGGGGGACGGCACGTCGGGGCCGTGTCAGCAGACAGTGGGTAGGGGCGAGCGGCTGACGCGTATCTTCGACGGACCGTGCGGGCGCTGCTCCCAGTCCTCGAAGCCGTAGTAGTTGCCGGTGTGGAGGTGGCCGATGAAGTGCCAGCCGCCGCGTAGGTTGCTGCGGCCGATGTCGAGCATGCGGTGCTCGGGGCGCAGGCCGTGTTCGACGAGGTAGTCGAACTGCATCTGCTCGAGCGCCAGCCACCGGTCGTGGGTCTGGCTGCCGACCGCGGCCTCCGGGTTGCGGCGGGTGTCCGAAGCCATCACGGCCCGGTGGTAGCCGACGTGGTCGGGGTGCTTGAGACACAGCCACGCGTCCCGGCCAGCCCGGCGGAGGTACCGGACGACGCGGCCGGGGTGGCGCAGGGCGTAACCGGTCTTGTGGGTGAGGGCGGCGCGGTTGTGGCGCAGTTTCTTCGGCGACTTGGCGTCGACGGGCATGGCGAAGCGACCTCCGTACAGACAAAGGGGGGAATCCGGGTGAGAGGTGAGGGAGACGGTACGGCGACGACGTCAGACGCGGCGGCGCAGGAGCAGCACGGTGACGACCGTGAGCAGCACGGCCAGACCGCCGAGGATGGCGGTATCGGTCCACTGGAAGGTCCAGTAGTCACCGGCCGGGTTGGCCTCGTAGAAGCGGGCCACGTACCCGTGCGCCGTCATGCACTCCTTGAGCTGGGCACCTGACGGGAAGGGGCAGTTGAACACGGAGTCGTGGCGGCCGGAGGCTGTGATCAGGCCGTAGTTACCGGTCGACCACTTCTCGCCCATCGGCGCTTTGGGGGTGCCGCCGGCACTGACGTAGGTGCGCGGCGGGACCAGTAGCCGGGCCCAGTGTGTCCACTCCAGCAGGAGTGTCATCATCCCCGTCACCAGCAGAGTTAGGCCCATCGCTGCCAGGACCCGGCGGGCCAGCAGGCCCAGCAGTGTGCCGGCCGCCAGGCCGAACAGGGCCGCCGCGACGACGCGAGGGCCCGAGCCGCTCAGGGCCGTGTTGTCATACCAGAACAGGCCGTAGCTGCGGTCGGCGGCCGGTCGCCACCACCATGCGAACGCTCCCGCGAGCAGGCCGGACAGGACGGTCGTGGTCGCCGCGGCCAGGGCGAACCGGGAGGCGAACCACTGACCGCGGCTCAGACCCTGGGCGAGGACCAGGCGGTGTGTGCCCAGTTCCCGGTCGCGGCCCAGCAACGGGGCGCCCCAGAAGACGCCGATGACGACGGGCAGGGCGATGTTCAGCGCCCCGAGGTACTTCAGCGGTTCGACATCCAGCAGGAGGGGCAGGCCGGTGTCGGACCGCGTGCAGTACAGCGGCCCGGTGGCGCAGTGGTCGAACAGCCCGCTGCGCAGTGCGTCCAGCATGCCCGAGCGGTAGTACGCGGCGATCGCCGCGGTGAGGACCAGCGCGGCCGCACCGATGCCTGCTGGTACGCGCTGCTGGCGCCAGGCGAGCCAGAAGGAGCCCTTCACGCCGCCGCCTCCGTCCGCTCGCCCGCGGCGGGATGCCCCGGTGCCTCGTCGGCCTGGAGATAGCCGATCAGGATGTCCTCCAGCCTGGGCCGTGCTACGTGCCAGTCACCGCGCAGTGGTCCGCCTTGCCGTATCAGGGCGGTCAGTTGCCTGCCGGCGGTACGGCGCTGTACGACAGTGTGCTGTCCGACCAGGGCGTCGGCCCGGTCGGCGGGTCCGGTCAGAAGGGCGTGGCTCTCGCGCAGTGCCTCGGCGTCCTCGCTCAGCTCGGCGCGGCCGTCGCGCAGCACCAGCACCCAGTCGCAGGTCTCCTCCAGTTCGGGCAGGACGTGCGAGGACAGCACGATGCTCGTGCCGCGCTCGGCGGCCTCGGCCATGAGCTCCGCCATGATCTCGCCTCGTGCCACGGGGTCGAGGTCGGCCAACGGCTCGTCGAGCAGCAGGAGTTCGGGCCGCTTGCCCAGGGCCAGAGCAAGCGCGACGCGGGTGCGCCGCCCGGGGGACAGGTCGCCGACGCGGGCGTGGAGCGGGATGCCGCCCTCGTGGACGATCCGCTCGGCGGCCGTCCGGTCCCACGAGGAGTTCAGCTTCTCGCCCATCAGCAGGGTGTCCGCCACAGTGAAACGGGGGTAGAGCGGCTTGTCCTGGGTGAGCAGGGCGACCCGGGCGCGAGCCGCGGACGTGCCGGGCGCGGTACCCAGCACACGCAGTTCCCCCGAACCGGCTCGCAGGAGGCCGCCGGCCAGGTGCAGCAGGGTGCTCTTGCCGGCGCCGTTGCGCCCTACGAGGGCGGCGATACGACCGCCGGGTACGGTGAACTCGCAGTCCCGTAGGGCCCAGCCGCCCCGCCTCCGGTACCGGAATCCGAGTTCCGTGGCGCGCAACGCGGCCGGCGCGTCAGGCCCGGTCATGCGTCCTCCTTCTTCCGTTCCCGGTCGCCCGGGGTGTGGCTGTCATGTTCGTTGTCGTAGGCGTCCAGAACTGCTGTGACCATGGCGAGGACATCGGCCCGTTCCAGGCCTTCGGCCCGGGCGTGTGCCACCCAGTCGGTGACCTCCCGGCGCAGCGGCGAGTCGTCCTCTGTGCCGGGCCGGGCGAGTGATCGCGTCACGAAGGTTCCGAGACCGCGGCGCAGTTCGACCAGGCCGGCCTGCTCCAAGCCACGGTAGGCCCGGAGTACCGTGTTGGGGTTGATGGCGGTCGCCGCCACCACCTCCTTGGCCGTGGGCAGCTTGTCCCCGACCTTGAGGAAGCCCATCCGGAGCGCTCGCTCGGTCTGCTCGATGATCTGCACGTAGGCCGGTACGCCGCTGCCACGGTCGATCCGGTAGTCGATCACGTCGCCTTCCTCGGTTCCACCATGCTTGTGCTAATGAATTAATGGAAGCATGGTGGATGTCCGGGGCACTGTCAAACGCCTATGGCAAGCGCCACGCCCAGACGACCTATCAAGTATCAAGTGGCACCGCGCCTGTCCTTCGGACAGCGCGTGTTCAGTCTGGCGCTGTTCGCCGGTTGTCGGCGGGCTGGCGGGGTGCCATACCTGGTTTCTTCCTGGGCATCGCGGGACTCGTGATGCTGACGGCGGGGCCGTCGCGGAAGCCACCGTGCTCCCGATCCGCATCTTCGGTCCGGTCGGAGTTCCGCTGGCGTCGATCTTCATGCTGGTCATGGTGATGCCGCTCGCCTCGGTCATGCCCGCCGGCGGCGGCGTCCGCGCGGTGGACGGCATCGCCTACTTCGACCACGACGGACTGACCAGCGGCATTGTGGTGTTGTCGGTATGGATCGCCCTCTGTGTGGCGGGGCTGTTCCTGCTGACCGGATCGCCGCATCGACGCGATCCTGCATCGCGAGGTCGTGTGATCGGCGGTTGCAACAGGCCCCGGACCACGTACGACTCGATGCGCACTGTGTCCAACCCGCTCACGAGTCGTTGCTCGCCCTCGTGGAGGTCGCGGGGCGACAGCGAGCCTTCACCGCGCACGCCGCCTGGCTCTCCGGCCTCCGGCGGACCCTTCTGCTCATCAGGGGATCCGGCAGAGGCGGATATGCCCAGGCCCTGCAGGGCTCTGCCTCGTTGATGACGCCCGCCTCGGAGCACCGGCAAATTGCGGCACGGCCAGTGCCTGTGCTGTCACATGAGTGCGAAATCCCACTGCTACAGCTGTGTCACACCGTCTGGCCCTGTCTTGTCTAACAGGTGTCGAACAACAAACAGAGGGTCTGATGCGTGAAATTGTGATTGTCGGTGGCGGCTATGCAGGCTTCTACGCTGCATGGGGCCTTGAGAAGAGGCTTGGTACAGCAGAGGCGCGGATCACGGTTGTCGACCCCCGCCCTTACATGACATACCAACCGTTTCTGCCGGAGGTGACGGCCGGATCGGTCGAGGCTCGTCACGCCGCCGTGTCGCTGCGGCGGCACCTGCGCCGTGCCCGGTTGGTCGCAGGGACCGTGACCGCGATCCGCCATGCAGACCGGACGATCACGGTACGGCCTGCCAAGGGAGCTGACTACGAGCTGAGTTATGACACTCTCGTCGTCACCGCCGGCGCCGTGACCCGCACCTTCCCCATCCCGGGGCTTGCGCAGCACGCGATCGGTCTGAAGCACGTCGAAGAGGCGGTGGCCATCCGCGACCGGCTGATGACCGCGTTCGACCAGGCGGCGTCCTTGCCTCCCGGCGCCGAGCGGCGAAGGCTGCTGACCGTGACGTTCGTGGGTGGCGGGTTCTCCGGGGTCGAGGGCTTCGGAGAACTGCTGTCGCTCGCGACGGCGATGCTGAAGTCGTATCAGGAGCTGAGCAGCGACGAGCTGTCCTTCCATCTGGTCGAGGCCCGGGGCCGCATTCTGCCCGAGGTGGGGGACAAGCCGGGCGCCTGGGTGGTGCGCTCTTTGGAACGCCGTGGCGCGCACGTTCACCTCAACACACAGATCCGCTCCCTCGCCGACGGCCATGTAGTGCTTTCCAACGGGGAGGAGTTCGATTCCGCGTTGGTCGTATGGACCGCCGGCAATGCCTCCAATCCGGTCGTGCACAATCACTCGGATCTCCCGATCGACGAGCGAGGTCTGCTTGTGGTCCGGCCCGATCTGCGCGTGGGTACCGACAGCGAACTCGTTTCGGATGCATGGGCGGCCGGCGATGACGCGGCCGTTCCCGACCTGGCTTCAACGGTGCCGGGGGCTCACACGGTGCCGAACGCCCAGCACGCCGTACGGCAGGGCAGACGCCTCGCGAAGAACATCGTGGCCGACCTGCGCGGACGGCGGATCAAAAACTACCGCCACAGCAGTTTGGGGGTGGTGGCCACGTTGGGGCTGGGACGGGGCATCTTCCAGTACAAGAGGATCGTCATCAAGGGGCTTCCTGCCTGGCTGATGCACCGGGGCTATCACGTCCTGGCCGTGCCTTCATGGGAACGTAAGATCCGCGTCCTCACGGTCTGGCTCACGGCTGCGGTCTTCGGCCGAGATCTCGTCTCCCTCGCCTCCGTCCAGCATCCACGGGACGCGTTCGTCACGAGCGGCGATCCGCAGCGCCCTGGGGAGAGCCCGACGAGTGGCCACAGGGCCGCCTGAGCACGCGGGAAAGGCCGAGAGGCTGCCGGCGCCAGGCGGCAGCAGCCCGCCGGAGGGGGCGGTGAGCGGAGGCATGCCGCTCGGCAGGAGACGGAGCACGGCAACTGGGCCTGGGCTCGTGGCGCGGCGCGGCAGGTGTTTCCGACCGATCGGACAACCAGAATGGGAGCGAGCCGAGCTGCCGCGCTGACTCGTCGTCGGCTCACGGGAACGTCGCCCGCGCACGATGCGGCCACGCGTGCTGCATCGTGGGCTTCCCTTCATCCGGCAGCCGCAGGACGCCTGTCACAGGTGGACGAGCTGCTCGGTCCATTTGTTGTGAAGGCCGCACCACAACGGTGCGATCGACGGTTTCCCTATGGCTCTTCCGTGGGAAGCCGTCGCGCAAGGGAAGGATTCTCCATGAGGGCCGTTGCGATCGACGACGGTGGGCGCATGGATGCCGAGACCGCTGCGAGCGTCAGATCCCACGGACATGAGGCGGTTGTGGTTCCGGCCTCCAGCGGAGGTGACGTACTCACGGGCGAAGGTCTGGCCGAGGACTTGGGCTTTGTGATCGACGACGAGACCGCCACGGAGACGTTGTGTTGCACCACGGCGAACCTCCTTTCGACAGAGGCAGTCGCCGGTGTAAGGCACCATGTCGCTCTGCCCGTCAGGCAGTCGCGAATGCTCTTTTCGGCCATCCGTTCCACCCAGCTCTGCGAGTCCGCCGGCGACATGGCCGACGCCACCACCGAAGACAGGGCCGTCTGGGCCGCACCCGCCGACATTCGGCCGGTGTCGTACGACGAGGTTGCCACGCCTGTCGCCCGTACCGCTTGCTTCAGCCCTCTACACGGCGTCCGGCTTCGGTCCCTGCCTTCGTCCACCTACCAAGCGCTGAAGGCGTTTCTGCCTTCGCGCACCCGGGCTTACTGCCTTTCCTGTGGAGCACACCATGAACACGAGTAAGGAGGCCGCACGCGGCCTGACCGACATCGAGACCTTCCTGTACCGGCACGCTCATCTGGAAGCAGCACGGCAGCGCGTGGCGGGTTTCACCACGCGGGTGCCGGGGCTCACCCAGGAGCAGAAGGTGGATATCGCGAGCTGGTATCTCAAGGAACAGACGTACGTCGCACGCATGGTGACGGAACACCTCGCTGCAAGCATCAGCGAGGTGCAGCAGCAGCACCATGTCCGCTTCACGCGATGGCTACGAGGAACGCTCACCGCGATGATCCTGATCACTGTGGCCATGGCCCTGTGCTTCGCTGTGCTCCTGGGATCGTTGGGCTGAACTGCCGGGCGCCGCTCACTATCACCCGGAGTGCGGGCCCCTCCGCCCGCTGCGAGCGAAGCAGCAGTTCAGGGCAGTGGACCGCAGCCCGACACTCGCCTCGTCATCGATGAGTGGCCTTGGCCGACTCGGCGGACCCGAATCCCTCGTTTGTCGCCGACTCACGGCGTTCGAGTGTGCGGCGAACACCATTGATGCTTTCGCTATCGGAGTCACGGCCCAGAGCGGCGGCCATATCAAGGGCCCGTACATCGACGTCGTCGGCTGCGGCGAAGTACTCCGTGATCTGCTCGGTGAGCTGGCCGTATTTCTTCTGCCCGTCCGTGTCGTCCCCAGCCGGAGCAGGACGGTCCGCGTCCTCGCTCTTGCTCGGCGGCTTCTGCGCCCGAGGCGCAGGTGTCGTCGCGATGTTCGCGGACTTGGCGGACTCGGTGGAGGCAATCTCCGTCTGCGGGACGACGGGCTTCGGAACTTGGGTCTGCTCCGCGGCAGCCGGGGCACACATCAAGGACTCGAAGGTGCTGAGAACCCGTCGCACCGAGCCGAGATGCGCCACGACCGCAGCAAGTTCCCTTTCCGGCGGCTGCTCCTGGATCTGCAGGCGGGCCAAATCCTCTTGGAGACGTCTCGTCATAGCTGCGTGCCGCTTGGCCCGGACGCGGAAATGGGTACCCCGCCGACATGACATGCACCAGCAGCCCACAAGGGCACCGTGACGTCTGACCAGGCTCCATCGTGCTCTGC is a window of Streptomyces sp. NBC_00271 DNA encoding:
- a CDS encoding polysaccharide deacetylase family protein; translation: MFFNARTRRSRILIAVATAAAVVLAVAVTLTMTVTTYDHTSPRAARGKASGSVTGNVDCRKAKCVALTFDGGPSLTTPKLLDILKQDDLHATFFVQGKGHIAKYPEILRRISDEGHEIGNHTWYHEVLTDINTDDARQELTRTQDAIEKITGTRPILMRPPEGRTNRKVAKICRDLGLAQVLWSVTAKDYETTDSALITKRVLDQTHRDGIILLHDLHKGTVPAVPGIIKALKQRGYTIVTVSQLLAPAKPQPGMVYRP
- a CDS encoding acyltransferase family protein, whose amino-acid sequence is MAALMVAAYHFLGTPTPHFWGRTELRDLAPFLHEISGYGWLGVEFFFLISGFVICMSCWGRTPAQFAVSRISRLFPAYWCAVLLVVLLVLASRLGHRPATTRIDPRTILGNLTMAPGPLGLDPVDGVSWTLWVEARFYLLMAALLVFGLSYRRVVAFCGAWLLAGVIALELHSPLLDDFVLPRYTGLFVAGIVLYLMHRFGQSLLLWLLLGFAWCYQLTVLELRVADHAAAPPGEGRPSWAVCAVVLTLCLGLLALAGIGPLAGLRWRWPVTAGALTYPFYLVHQSLGIPLAKGLIRAFPRLGPLPSMALSVICMLGLSLLVHTLVERRLGRRLRHRLTLDMRPRDLAAQPALTRTR
- a CDS encoding transporter; protein product: MKGSFWLAWRQQRVPAGIGAAALVLTAAIAAYYRSGMLDALRSGLFDHCATGPLYCTRSDTGLPLLLDVEPLKYLGALNIALPVVIGVFWGAPLLGRDRELGTHRLVLAQGLSRGQWFASRFALAAATTTVLSGLLAGAFAWWWRPAADRSYGLFWYDNTALSGSGPRVVAAALFGLAAGTLLGLLARRVLAAMGLTLLVTGMMTLLLEWTHWARLLVPPRTYVSAGGTPKAPMGEKWSTGNYGLITASGRHDSVFNCPFPSGAQLKECMTAHGYVARFYEANPAGDYWTFQWTDTAILGGLAVLLTVVTVLLLRRRV
- a CDS encoding ABC transporter ATP-binding protein — its product is MTGPDAPAALRATELGFRYRRRGGWALRDCEFTVPGGRIAALVGRNGAGKSTLLHLAGGLLRAGSGELRVLGTAPGTSAARARVALLTQDKPLYPRFTVADTLLMGEKLNSSWDRTAAERIVHEGGIPLHARVGDLSPGRRTRVALALALGKRPELLLLDEPLADLDPVARGEIMAELMAEAAERGTSIVLSSHVLPELEETCDWVLVLRDGRAELSEDAEALRESHALLTGPADRADALVGQHTVVQRRTAGRQLTALIRQGGPLRGDWHVARPRLEDILIGYLQADEAPGHPAAGERTEAAA
- a CDS encoding GntR family transcriptional regulator, encoding MIDYRIDRGSGVPAYVQIIEQTERALRMGFLKVGDKLPTAKEVVAATAINPNTVLRAYRGLEQAGLVELRRGLGTFVTRSLARPGTEDDSPLRREVTDWVAHARAEGLERADVLAMVTAVLDAYDNEHDSHTPGDRERKKEDA
- a CDS encoding NAD(P)/FAD-dependent oxidoreductase, whose protein sequence is MREIVIVGGGYAGFYAAWGLEKRLGTAEARITVVDPRPYMTYQPFLPEVTAGSVEARHAAVSLRRHLRRARLVAGTVTAIRHADRTITVRPAKGADYELSYDTLVVTAGAVTRTFPIPGLAQHAIGLKHVEEAVAIRDRLMTAFDQAASLPPGAERRRLLTVTFVGGGFSGVEGFGELLSLATAMLKSYQELSSDELSFHLVEARGRILPEVGDKPGAWVVRSLERRGAHVHLNTQIRSLADGHVVLSNGEEFDSALVVWTAGNASNPVVHNHSDLPIDERGLLVVRPDLRVGTDSELVSDAWAAGDDAAVPDLASTVPGAHTVPNAQHAVRQGRRLAKNIVADLRGRRIKNYRHSSLGVVATLGLGRGIFQYKRIVIKGLPAWLMHRGYHVLAVPSWERKIRVLTVWLTAAVFGRDLVSLASVQHPRDAFVTSGDPQRPGESPTSGHRAA